The following is a genomic window from Acidimicrobiales bacterium.
TGATCGCATCGTTGACGTCCACCCCAGGTGTAGGCGCATCATCGGGACGAATCTCGACACGCTGTTGCAAGTCGTCCTGGCTGCCAACCAACACCATTCCCGAGCGAAAGGTCATCCTGAAGCCGCTGACCTTGACGAGGCTGGTGTCCTTGGCAAACGGCGTGTCTGGATCGAGACCCGCCTCGCGTACCCGATCCAAGAACGTCGGACGGTCGACCGGGTCGAAGTGTGTGTTGGCAAAGGAACGGGGCTTTACCTCGCCGGTCTGATCCTGCATCGTCGCGAGCAACGCGACCTGGTACCGACCTCTGCGCTCAGCGCTTTCGACTTGCTCATTGATGAAGCCGTCGACCGCCTGGACGAACTCCAAGGTCGACTTCTCGGGGCTGTCTCGGAGACGACAGCCGAGAAAGGTGCTCAGGAAGAAGCTGGCGACACCCGCGCTGGTCTCGCTCCCACGCTGGTCGTCCGAAACCCGGCCCACGATTCCAGCAGCGCTCGCCTTGCCCTTTCCGTCGGCGACGAGAAGCGAGGTCTTGAATACCTTCGTCTTATCGGTGAGGGTGAGGTCGCGAAGGTACTGGAGGTCAACGATCCGGCGGCCGTCGACGGTTGTGATGCGGAAACGCAGGCCCTGCTCACGCTCCAATTTCAGCACCGATGCGCATGGGCCGCCGTCGACGGTGCCCGTGATCACTGCTAGCAACCCCGCGGGGTTGCGGCCGGTCTGCACGGCATCGAGACGTTCCGCGATGGTGCGCGATGCCATCACCAGATCGGAAGGTTGCTTGATGAGCTGAGCGACCGCCGTGCGAACACTGTCGTCCTCGTTCTCGTCTGCAACAACCTCGACGCCACGCTCCTTGAGACTGGTCAGAATCTTTCTTCGGAAATACCGGCGCAGGTCGCTGTCAAGTTCTATC
Proteins encoded in this region:
- a CDS encoding nucleoid-associated protein; translated protein: MDSYSVDAVMVHDVPRGNDDDEELILTDAPIELDSDLRRYFRRKILTSLKERGVEVVADENEDDSVRTAVAQLIKQPSDLVMASRTIAERLDAVQTGRNPAGLLAVITGTVDGGPCASVLKLEREQGLRFRITTVDGRRIVDLQYLRDLTLTDKTKVFKTSLLVADGKGKASAAGIVGRVSDDQRGSETSAGVASFFLSTFLGCRLRDSPEKSTLEFVQAVDGFINEQVESAERRGRYQVALLATMQDQTGEVKPRSFANTHFDPVDRPTFLDRVREAGLDPDTPFAKDTSLVKVSGFRMTFRSGMVLVGSQDDLQQRVEIRPDDAPTPGVDVNDAIKKLRGR